One genomic segment of Paenibacillus sp. FSL H8-0332 includes these proteins:
- a CDS encoding sensor histidine kinase produces the protein MKITFRYRLLASYILLIAIPLLVLGALFYRTSLKIITEQAQKNVYEIVRKNNEVMDTKLRIVDQNSMSLFLDKDLFRIFNQLDPANEAELFAADRQVTAVLSKTFSQNQDIFAYQLWTSYFTFGQPLPQGEPTQSDIYRMARQAGGKLVWIPTYEFASMFNQSYLQGGNLEFRYLFSATRLLDFTYLSNTKLAKMDAGVERPVLAISFKSEVLKSLYADSIPGSSRYMVLDPQDKVVASSEPGNVAQTYKEAWLDELQREKSGARRMTLNGEAVIVCFDRSEVTGWMSVVWIPEAGLVSSLVPVIRTSITALAVVMGIVALIFAYFIAGKITKPIKRLLSAMRSVGEGDFQTRVDVVSNDEFGMLTQRFNRMNDRIHLLVTENYEIKLKEKEAEIQALNMQMHPHFLYNTLNVMNWTAIENDQQELSRMLVCLSNMLHYTSRKTWDAVPLSEEMSWMSNYFYIMSIRFEDKFTVEYDMDPRLFEYDVPRLLFQPFVENAILHGFDQTGSGGLIGIRGWINGRTRHYEVADNGRGMSAETVQRILYQKSSSVGIKNTIDRIQMTYGGEYGISISSTPGTGTKVVIALPL, from the coding sequence ATGAAGATCACCTTCCGTTACCGGCTGCTGGCCAGCTATATTCTGCTGATCGCCATTCCCCTGCTCGTTCTGGGGGCTTTGTTCTACCGGACCAGCCTGAAGATTATCACAGAGCAGGCGCAGAAGAATGTGTATGAGATTGTCAGGAAAAATAATGAAGTTATGGACACCAAGCTGCGGATCGTGGACCAGAACAGCATGTCCTTGTTTCTCGATAAGGATCTGTTCCGCATCTTCAACCAGCTGGACCCCGCGAATGAAGCGGAGCTGTTCGCAGCTGACCGGCAGGTGACGGCTGTGCTCAGCAAAACATTTTCCCAGAACCAGGATATCTTTGCCTATCAGCTATGGACCTCCTATTTCACCTTCGGACAACCCCTGCCTCAAGGAGAACCGACGCAATCGGATATATACCGTATGGCCCGGCAGGCGGGAGGGAAGCTGGTGTGGATACCGACTTATGAGTTCGCGTCCATGTTCAACCAGTCCTATCTGCAAGGCGGAAACCTGGAGTTCCGTTATCTCTTCTCGGCTACACGGCTGCTGGATTTCACCTATCTGAGCAATACGAAGCTTGCCAAAATGGATGCCGGAGTGGAACGCCCCGTACTTGCCATAAGCTTCAAATCTGAGGTGCTCAAATCCTTGTATGCAGACAGCATTCCGGGAAGCTCACGCTACATGGTACTTGATCCGCAGGATAAGGTGGTCGCCAGCAGTGAGCCGGGGAACGTTGCCCAGACTTATAAGGAAGCGTGGCTGGACGAGCTCCAGCGGGAGAAAAGCGGGGCGCGGAGAATGACGCTGAACGGCGAAGCCGTGATCGTCTGTTTCGACCGTTCGGAGGTGACCGGCTGGATGTCTGTCGTGTGGATACCGGAGGCAGGGCTGGTGAGCAGCCTGGTGCCAGTGATCCGGACTTCTATTACCGCCCTGGCCGTTGTGATGGGGATTGTGGCCCTGATCTTCGCTTATTTCATTGCGGGTAAAATCACTAAGCCCATCAAGCGTCTGCTCAGTGCGATGAGATCGGTGGGCGAAGGCGATTTCCAGACCCGCGTGGATGTGGTGAGCAATGACGAGTTCGGCATGCTGACGCAGCGCTTCAACCGGATGAATGACCGGATTCACCTGCTCGTGACAGAGAATTACGAGATCAAGCTGAAGGAGAAGGAGGCCGAGATACAGGCACTGAACATGCAGATGCATCCGCATTTCCTGTACAATACGCTGAATGTGATGAACTGGACGGCAATTGAGAATGATCAGCAGGAGCTTAGCAGGATGCTTGTCTGCCTGTCCAACATGCTGCATTATACCTCCAGGAAGACATGGGATGCCGTACCTTTGTCCGAAGAGATGAGCTGGATGAGTAATTACTTCTATATTATGTCGATCCGCTTCGAGGATAAGTTCACCGTGGAGTATGATATGGACCCGCGGCTTTTTGAATACGATGTGCCCAGACTTCTGTTCCAACCTTTTGTGGAGAATGCGATTCTTCACGGCTTCGATCAGACCGGCTCTGGCGGACTCATTGGAATCCGCGGCTGGATTAACGGCAGAACCCGGCATTACGAGGTGGCCGACAACGGCCGGGGCATGAGTGCGGAGACGGTACAGAGGATTCTGTATCAGAAATCTTCTTCCGTGGGCATTAAAAATACTATTGACCGCATTCAGATGACCTACGGCGGCGAGTACGGGATATCCATCTCCTCGACTCCGGGAACAGGCACGAAGGTAGTGATTGCGTTGCCGCTATAA
- a CDS encoding carbohydrate ABC transporter permease, producing MFIIPFVWLIRSSLMNLSQIFTMPPEWIPAPFQWGNFHKALTVLPFDVFFKNTLIIVVTVLVGTVITSSIGAFGFSRIQWKGRDMVFAVLMTSMMLPAAVTMIPSFLGWQMMGLYDTLYPLIVPAYFGGGIFNIFLLRQFYLSIPRDFDEAAFVDGANYWKIYTRIIFPLSRSAIIVVALFSFLASWNDFMGPLIYLKSDRLFTLALGLQMFQGTYTAQWDLLMAASATVVLPCVIVFLAGQRYFLEGITLTGLKG from the coding sequence ATGTTCATCATTCCGTTTGTCTGGCTGATCCGCAGCTCGCTGATGAATTTATCACAGATATTTACCATGCCCCCCGAATGGATACCGGCGCCGTTTCAATGGGGCAATTTCCATAAGGCGCTCACGGTGCTGCCGTTCGATGTCTTCTTCAAGAATACGCTCATCATCGTGGTCACCGTGCTGGTGGGAACCGTAATTACGAGCAGCATCGGAGCCTTCGGATTCTCACGGATTCAGTGGAAGGGAAGGGATATGGTGTTCGCGGTCCTGATGACCAGCATGATGCTCCCGGCGGCGGTCACGATGATCCCTAGCTTCCTCGGCTGGCAGATGATGGGGTTATACGATACGCTGTATCCGCTGATTGTGCCCGCTTATTTCGGCGGGGGGATCTTCAACATCTTCCTGCTCCGGCAATTCTATCTGAGCATTCCGCGTGATTTCGATGAAGCGGCCTTTGTGGACGGGGCCAACTACTGGAAAATCTATACCCGGATCATCTTCCCCTTAAGCCGTTCCGCGATTATCGTGGTTGCCTTATTCAGCTTCCTGGCTTCCTGGAATGACTTTATGGGTCCGCTGATCTATCTGAAAAGCGACCGTCTCTTCACCCTCGCTCTGGGCCTGCAAATGTTTCAGGGCACCTATACCGCCCAGTGGGATCTGCTGATGGCGGCTTCGGCCACCGTCGTTCTGCCCTGCGTCATTGTGTTTCTGGCCGGACAGCGTTACTTCCTGGAGGGCATAACCTTAACGGGATTAAAAGGATAA
- a CDS encoding glycoside hydrolase family 43 protein, translating into MRGITNPIVPGWYADPEARTYQDRHYVYATRSFTEYTRQMNLDAFSSGDLVHWTTHEGIIEMEDFPWIWRAVWAPTQIEQGGRHYLVFASNDIQKDGEAGGLEIAVADAPEGPYRGYLHRPLIGGFIHGAQPIDAHLFKDDDGVIYLYYGGWGHCNVARMNEEMTGFVPFPDGEVIRSVTPPGYVEGPCMINKDGLYYLMWSMGGWTNGTYRVAYGVSDNPLGPFANHGTILERQEPVAEGPGHHGYLHLPERDEWLIVYHRRIIGDREPGNRMLCIDRLEFGAGVIKPVRMTDRW; encoded by the coding sequence TTGCGAGGAATCACGAACCCTATTGTACCGGGCTGGTATGCAGACCCCGAAGCAAGAACCTATCAGGACAGGCATTATGTGTATGCCACCAGATCTTTTACGGAATATACCCGGCAGATGAATCTGGATGCCTTCAGTTCCGGGGATCTGGTTCATTGGACGACCCACGAGGGGATCATCGAAATGGAGGATTTCCCCTGGATCTGGAGAGCGGTATGGGCTCCGACCCAGATTGAGCAGGGCGGCCGTCATTATCTGGTCTTTGCCTCCAACGATATCCAGAAGGACGGCGAAGCCGGCGGGCTGGAGATTGCTGTTGCAGATGCTCCCGAAGGCCCCTACAGAGGGTATCTCCACCGGCCCCTGATCGGCGGGTTCATTCACGGCGCGCAGCCGATCGACGCCCATCTGTTCAAGGATGATGACGGTGTAATCTATCTGTATTACGGGGGCTGGGGGCATTGCAACGTGGCCCGGATGAATGAGGAGATGACGGGGTTTGTTCCGTTCCCGGACGGAGAGGTTATCCGTTCCGTCACCCCTCCGGGATATGTGGAGGGGCCGTGTATGATTAACAAGGACGGTCTATATTATCTGATGTGGTCGATGGGAGGATGGACGAACGGGACTTACCGGGTAGCTTACGGCGTAAGCGACAATCCGCTGGGACCGTTCGCGAACCACGGGACGATTCTGGAGAGACAGGAGCCTGTAGCGGAAGGCCCCGGCCATCACGGATATCTGCATCTGCCGGAGCGGGATGAATGGCTGATTGTCTATCACCGGAGAATTATCGGGGACCGGGAGCCGGGCAACCGCATGTTATGCATCGACAGACTGGAATTCGGTGCAGGCGTTATCAAGCCGGTAAGAATGACCGACCGGTGGTAA
- a CDS encoding beta-L-arabinofuranosidase domain-containing protein → MAEQQAKIHAWQGVSFTGVTINDEFWLPRLKVLRQTMLPDCLSKCEETGRIKNFAKAGGLLEGHYEGKYYNDSDVYKVLEGIAYALMSERDARLEAEADRIIGLIAAAQEEDGYLCAYFTLENPEGKWTDMEKHEMYNGGHLIEAAVAYYEATGKRELLEVACRLADHVDGVFGPGKRHWVEGHQEIELALVKLYRVTRAERYWKLALWLLEERGHGHGVGAIWDNPEWGPAYCQDDVPVREIKQVTGHAVRAMYLYTAMTDIVHASGDSAYAEALHRVWTHTVERNMYITGGIGPSRHNEGFTSDYDLPNETAYCETCAAIAMVFWNHRMNLTFGDGKYADVVEREMYNGVLSGISLSGDQYFYENPLASQGGHHRVPWFETSCCPTNLARFLPSLGQYAYAVTEDGLAVNQYMNSEAELVLASGLGVRLKLSTRYPWKGRIELEVNPAASAEFSIRLRMPEWCRGYRLEAGGARIGGAGALTDQGYLVLSRHWSPGDKVVLELDMPVNIVRAKPEVEADRGRVAVQRGPVVYCLEQTDHPGWSYDAFSIPAGATFRVEHLPELLGGVTVLWSQDEEGRPLRFIPYYAWDNREPGFMQVWIREREESGLYSF, encoded by the coding sequence ATGGCAGAGCAACAAGCGAAGATTCATGCCTGGCAGGGTGTGTCTTTTACGGGAGTTACAATCAATGATGAGTTCTGGCTGCCGCGCCTGAAGGTGCTCCGGCAGACCATGCTGCCGGATTGCCTGTCCAAATGTGAGGAGACCGGCCGCATCAAGAACTTCGCCAAGGCCGGAGGCCTGCTGGAAGGGCATTACGAAGGCAAATATTATAATGACTCGGATGTCTACAAGGTGCTTGAAGGCATTGCCTATGCGCTGATGTCGGAGCGGGATGCCCGGCTTGAGGCTGAGGCCGACCGGATCATCGGGCTGATCGCCGCAGCGCAGGAAGAAGACGGCTACCTGTGTGCTTACTTCACACTGGAGAATCCAGAGGGCAAATGGACGGATATGGAAAAGCATGAGATGTACAACGGCGGCCACCTGATTGAAGCGGCGGTGGCCTACTATGAAGCCACGGGCAAGCGTGAGCTGCTGGAGGTCGCCTGCCGTCTGGCGGATCATGTTGACGGGGTGTTCGGCCCCGGCAAGCGGCACTGGGTGGAGGGGCATCAGGAGATTGAGCTGGCGCTGGTGAAGCTGTACCGCGTGACCAGGGCTGAGCGTTACTGGAAGCTTGCGCTGTGGCTGCTGGAGGAGCGCGGCCATGGGCATGGCGTGGGCGCGATCTGGGATAATCCGGAATGGGGGCCGGCCTATTGTCAGGATGATGTTCCCGTCCGCGAGATTAAGCAGGTGACCGGCCATGCCGTCCGTGCGATGTATCTGTATACGGCCATGACGGATATTGTTCATGCTTCAGGCGATTCCGCTTATGCGGAGGCTCTGCACCGGGTCTGGACACATACGGTGGAGCGCAACATGTATATAACGGGCGGCATCGGACCGTCCAGGCACAATGAAGGCTTCACCTCCGATTATGATCTGCCCAACGAGACAGCCTATTGCGAGACCTGCGCGGCCATTGCCATGGTGTTCTGGAATCACCGGATGAACCTGACGTTCGGGGACGGCAAATATGCCGATGTCGTAGAACGTGAAATGTATAATGGCGTTTTGTCGGGAATCTCCCTCTCCGGGGATCAATATTTCTATGAGAATCCGCTTGCTTCACAGGGGGGACATCATCGTGTGCCCTGGTTCGAAACCTCCTGCTGTCCGACCAATCTGGCCCGCTTCCTGCCATCCCTGGGCCAGTACGCCTATGCTGTTACAGAGGATGGCCTGGCGGTGAATCAATATATGAACAGCGAAGCGGAGCTGGTGCTGGCCAGCGGGCTGGGCGTCAGGCTGAAGCTAAGCACCCGGTATCCTTGGAAGGGCCGAATTGAGCTTGAAGTGAACCCTGCCGCAAGCGCTGAATTCAGCATCCGGCTGCGTATGCCGGAATGGTGCAGGGGATATCGGCTGGAGGCCGGCGGCGCCAGAATTGGCGGGGCAGGAGCCTTGACGGATCAAGGGTATCTTGTGCTCAGCCGGCATTGGTCGCCGGGAGACAAGGTGGTGCTAGAGCTGGATATGCCCGTGAATATCGTGCGGGCCAAGCCGGAAGTGGAGGCGGACAGAGGGCGGGTTGCCGTTCAGCGGGGACCCGTGGTGTATTGTCTGGAGCAGACGGATCATCCTGGATGGTCCTATGATGCCTTCTCTATTCCGGCCGGGGCGACGTTCCGGGTGGAGCACCTGCCGGAGCTGCTGGGCGGGGTGACGGTGCTATGGAGCCAGGATGAAGAAGGCAGGCCGCTCCGGTTCATTCCCTATTATGCCTGGGACAACAGGGAGCCCGGTTTCATGCAGGTCTGGATTCGGGAACGGGAAGAGAGCGGCCTCTACAGCTTTTAA
- a CDS encoding sugar ABC transporter permease, which produces MRKGMFYGLLFTAPAILGFAIFTLGPMIASLVLSLTDYNVFKEQTAFAGLDNYMRLFSGEDELFYKSLGITFYFVVLRVPAVILLSFGIALLLNLNVKGRAIFRTIIYLPSIVPAVASAMIWMWLLNPDLGLINSLLSRLHLPTSNWLYGEGSVIPSVVLTTLWGIGSTVIIFLAGLSGIPRQYYEAIEVDGGGWFRKLSHVTIPMVTPTIFFNTIMTIIGSFQVFNEAYILTQGGPNNQSLFYVFYLWRTGFRDAEMGYASALAWILFVIILFFTFIVFRTSKSWVYYEGGDRT; this is translated from the coding sequence ATGCGAAAGGGAATGTTCTACGGGCTGCTGTTCACGGCCCCTGCCATCCTTGGGTTTGCCATCTTTACGCTGGGTCCCATGATCGCCAGCCTGGTGCTCAGCCTGACCGACTATAATGTGTTCAAGGAGCAGACTGCCTTTGCGGGTCTGGATAATTACATGCGGCTGTTCTCAGGCGAGGATGAGCTGTTCTATAAATCGCTGGGGATCACCTTCTATTTCGTCGTGCTGCGCGTTCCTGCGGTGATTCTCCTCTCCTTCGGGATTGCGCTGCTGCTGAATCTCAATGTGAAGGGAAGGGCCATCTTCCGTACCATCATCTACCTCCCGAGTATTGTTCCGGCGGTGGCCTCGGCTATGATCTGGATGTGGCTGCTCAACCCCGATCTGGGACTCATCAATTCGCTGCTGAGCCGTCTGCATCTGCCGACCAGCAACTGGCTGTACGGGGAAGGCAGCGTTATCCCCTCGGTCGTACTTACCACGCTATGGGGGATCGGCAGCACGGTGATTATTTTCCTCGCCGGACTCTCCGGTATCCCCCGGCAGTATTACGAAGCGATTGAGGTGGACGGGGGCGGCTGGTTCCGCAAGCTGAGCCATGTGACGATTCCGATGGTCACCCCCACGATCTTTTTCAATACAATCATGACCATTATCGGGTCCTTTCAGGTCTTCAACGAAGCTTACATTCTGACGCAGGGCGGACCGAATAACCAGAGTCTGTTCTATGTATTTTATTTATGGAGAACGGGCTTCCGGGATGCCGAAATGGGCTATGCGTCCGCGCTGGCCTGGATCTTGTTCGTCATTATTCTGTTCTTCACCTTCATCGTCTTCAGAACCTCGAAGTCATGGGTGTATTACGAAGGGGGGGACCGGACTTGA
- a CDS encoding sugar ABC transporter substrate-binding protein, whose amino-acid sequence MSQPRKSVFITLALVLMLAAVLSACSKSDTASPDTSASSGNSGSKENIKLRMTVWGSPEEVAPYKKAIQNFEAKHPSVKVELQHIAADYDTKLTTMVAGNDVPDIAMMESGTIAFPMAEQGKFYNLQEFLDTDADISPDTLVPNITYSLEPGNVIGIGPGPESFGLFYNEDIFKEAGVEPPPSNVADAWTWDEFVEVAKKLTVDMNGKTAADPDFDPAKIKQYGANISTWWGVYSNFIYSNGGDFISADGKTFGLNQPEAVEALQKISDLMNVHHVSPSPVQSKNIPATNVALQTKKVAMTVDGQWASAGLAQSKFNFNVGVMPVMKEPVTTVVCGMFSIFKSTKHPQETWELLKALLDPEASIDMLTAGTWMPSPKDWYTDPALLAKWTENLDARPSGYKEAIVDVILTKGHQTPTGYVKNFNNIMDLVNPALDKVWLGQQTAQEAMDSIAAKAQAQIKGRRDIKE is encoded by the coding sequence ATGTCGCAACCCAGAAAATCAGTCTTCATCACATTGGCTCTGGTTCTGATGCTTGCCGCCGTGCTGTCTGCGTGCTCGAAGTCGGATACTGCAAGCCCTGACACTTCCGCATCTTCCGGAAATTCCGGATCGAAGGAGAATATTAAGCTGCGGATGACTGTCTGGGGATCACCGGAGGAAGTGGCTCCATATAAAAAAGCGATTCAGAATTTCGAGGCCAAGCATCCGAGCGTTAAGGTCGAGCTTCAGCATATTGCCGCTGATTATGATACCAAGCTGACGACTATGGTCGCCGGGAATGATGTTCCCGACATTGCCATGATGGAATCGGGCACGATTGCTTTTCCGATGGCGGAGCAGGGCAAATTCTATAATCTTCAGGAATTCCTGGATACGGATGCTGATATCAGTCCGGATACACTGGTGCCTAATATCACCTATTCGCTGGAGCCGGGCAATGTCATCGGCATCGGACCGGGACCGGAATCCTTCGGATTGTTCTACAATGAGGATATCTTCAAGGAGGCCGGTGTTGAACCACCTCCGTCGAATGTGGCGGATGCCTGGACCTGGGATGAATTTGTCGAGGTTGCCAAGAAGTTGACCGTGGACATGAACGGCAAAACAGCGGCCGACCCGGACTTTGATCCGGCAAAAATCAAGCAATATGGAGCAAATATCTCCACCTGGTGGGGGGTGTACAGCAACTTCATCTATTCCAACGGCGGGGATTTCATCTCGGCGGACGGCAAAACCTTCGGCCTTAATCAGCCGGAAGCGGTCGAAGCCCTTCAGAAAATATCCGATCTGATGAATGTGCATCATGTATCCCCTTCACCTGTACAGTCCAAGAACATTCCCGCAACGAATGTGGCTCTCCAGACCAAAAAGGTAGCGATGACAGTCGATGGACAATGGGCAAGCGCAGGACTCGCCCAATCGAAGTTCAACTTCAATGTCGGGGTGATGCCTGTAATGAAGGAGCCGGTCACCACGGTGGTCTGCGGCATGTTCTCCATCTTCAAATCTACCAAGCATCCCCAGGAAACCTGGGAGCTGCTGAAGGCGCTGCTTGACCCCGAAGCCTCCATTGATATGCTTACAGCCGGAACCTGGATGCCGTCTCCCAAGGACTGGTATACCGATCCTGCGCTGCTGGCCAAATGGACGGAGAATCTGGATGCCAGACCTTCCGGTTATAAAGAAGCTATCGTGGATGTGATTCTGACCAAAGGCCACCAGACGCCGACCGGATATGTGAAGAATTTCAACAATATTATGGATCTGGTCAATCCCGCCCTGGATAAGGTATGGCTCGGCCAGCAGACCGCCCAGGAAGCGATGGACTCGATCGCTGCAAAAGCTCAGGCTCAGATTAAGGGACGCCGTGATATTAAGGAATAA